Sequence from the Ooceraea biroi isolate clonal line C1 chromosome 5, Obir_v5.4, whole genome shotgun sequence genome:
ACACagacaatattataatcatcTTGATTGCAACATGAAGCATATTACGtatatttcaaatatgtatatttatagatctctcttttatgacataaaaatcgtggatttaattatattaattcactTCTTAAGGcgattttcttaaatattgtGAATATACAGTAATAGGtgatgttaatatttaataatattaaagttaatATTAAAGTTCGTATCTTAGATTATTATTAGGATAAATTAAAAGGTAGGTAAGGAGATGGGTGAAGTAGGACATTATGCAATAGGTTGACATTAAAGGTCTTCGTAGGAATCGGTGTCACTATAAATGTCGCCAATGGGATCTTCCCTGATAAATTCTCGTTCTACGTACACGATGCGAAGGGTATTCGTGAAACCTGAGCCCTGTCGCCATCCTGTCACGACTATCACAGAATCACCAGTTTTTACGAAGCCGCGACTCTTGCCAAAGTTCAGGCCATATTGTACGCGCACGTCCACGTCCTTTACCCAATCAGCTAATGGTGCTTCtgtaatgaaaattgcaatatttctcGATAGTAACAATAAAGTCTGCTAAAGAAAGCAAATCTTGATCGTACAATctcaaacatttaataaatactttttgcaGATGCCGCACCTTCATAATATAACGGCAATATTCCGCGGTACAAGTGTGCCTGTCGAGCAACTTGATGGAACCTGGTAACAGCAATAATTGGGCAACGGGGCCTGTATTTCGCGATCAGATGTGCGGATCGACCAGACGTCGTGATAACGATGATAGCACTAGCCAAACATTTAACAGATGCTTCGACAGAGGCGATGGCAACGGCGTGCGTCGCGTCGATAGGCGGTAAAGCTTTGTTCGACAGGTCGTGGAAAATTTGGGTTTGCCAAATCGCTGCCTCCGCTTCCTTACAAATGTTGGCCATCGTGCGAACACATTCCAGGGGATAATCTCCTTTCGCGGTTTCACCTGAAAATACGATCatgtattaatatgtatttatatatctaattttttaatcagaaTCAAATTGCATCTCTATTCTATCCAATTCATGTAGAATTATATgttctatttttatcttatctgttttatttttatattatagaaatatagaattatatttctatttttatcttatctgttgtatttttatatttacacttatcttataatcattatgtattaatatattatctttaattCCCTCTTATCTtgcaatttgttttatattatttcgtcTTGCCATTACTTTATTTGATATACAAGATTACCTGATAACATGACGCAATCGGCACCATCCAGAATGGCATTGGCAACGTCCGACGTTTCGGCTCTCGTGGCGCGTGGTTTCTTCACCATGGATTCCAGCATCTGCGTGGCGCAGATTACGGGCTTGCCGACCTTATTGCATCTACTGATCATAGACTTCTGCGCCAGGAACACCTTCTGCGGCGGTATCTCTATTCCCAGATCACCACGCGCCACCATGATACCATCAGACGCGTCGATGATCTCGTCCAGATTCGTCATACCTTGCTGGTTCTCGATCTTCGATAtgactttgatatttttaccTTTCTCGCCGAGAATTCCGCGAATCTCGGTTAACGCGGCAGCGTTCCTGATGAAGGAGGCGAATATAATGTCGACTTCCTGCTCGACGCCAAACTGAAGATCGGACTTGTCCTTTTCGGACACTGCTGGAAGATCTACCGGCACCCCCGGTAAATTCACGCCTTTGCGGGAGCCCAACATACCGCCATTTTCAACAGTAGTCGAGATTAAATTAGGACCTAAgaataacaaaagaaattatacatttcttGTTTCCAACAATtaatagttattattattataaaaattataataaaataactaattTATACGCCTAGTTACAAACTAATTGTTCTTCTACATTTAAATTTGAACAGTACAATTATCATCGAGTACTCACATTCCATACTGctagaatttttaaatatttatattttaaaatatagaatattttaaatataaaatattttaaatattttaagctaaaagaatatacaatgtccgaaaaaaatgagaaaatgatTTTGCAGATTACTTCAAATGAACTTACTGATGGCGGAGACGATGAGAGAGATCAACCCGTCGTCCACGAATACGCGGTTTCCCGCTTTCAAGACCTTCGCAATATTGTCATAGTCAACGTAGACAACTTGGGCGTTTCCTTTCTCCATGTATGCCTTGTCCGTGGACAATTTAAAAGTTTGACCCTTGACTAGTTCAACCTCAGCCGAACCACCCtagtaaaaaaaaacaatacagttttagaatattattaatcgtaaTATCGCCACTGATTAAAATCCTGTTCTTAGACATAAACATCATAATAATCACGTACGCCTTCTAGGAGACCAGTACGGATCTCAGGACCTTTCGTATCGAGAGCGATGGCGACGGGAATGTTAAGGCCAGCGCGGGCAGCCAGATTCTTTTGTGCCTGGCGAACGTTGGCGATGGTCTCCGCATGATACTCGTGAGAACCGTGAGAAAAGTTCAATCGGGCGATGTTCATCCCCGTCTCGATCATCTTCTCTAGAGTCTCCACAGACCTGGACGCGGGACCAATTGTACAGATGATGCCGGATAGGCGAACGAAGGACACCCGACTATCGATGTCCAGGGCACACATGTGATCCAGCTGACTCTGAGCATACAACGCCTGGGTGTTTGGTTTGCCAGCCATCTGCCAAAATTTAAAGAGCTCAGAAGAAATTCGCGCTGAGCATATCTTAAGCGTTATAAAGCTTTACGTGaactgaatttaaataagACAAGAGTGGAATGTATAATCATAAGTAAATGGTTTTTAATACATCTGCCAGCTGGTGCAAATTAGCATTGTTTTTTGACAAAATAATCAACAAAAGccagtataattaaaatatgaatatttcagaaaaaaagttcgtggtgaaaaaagaaaaaagctgGTGATGATAAAACTTTTGGTAATGTTTTTAAGATacgatatatgatatatagtttttataatataaaaataaaaattctatataaCAAAGACAAAAAATCCACATCTGAAAAATCAGAGATTAGATCTTCGCCTCTTTGCTGAGGATGATTAAAAAGGATGAATCAAAGTATAACATCACGCCTTCTATCAACTAAAAATAGGTGCTATGACTAAAACGTAATATTCGAGAGCGATTTGCATGCAATTAACATCAAATTTCAATTCAGTGTCTACATTGTCTGATGTCATATGAGTAAACGCACAAATGATTAgcattaatgaattaaattgCATTGTACATACATTCCAGGGGTGGGACACTATATGAACTTCGAttcacaatatttattaaaaagaaaaatataataaaagacaaCATCTAtcgataacaaaatattattcgtGAATTCAGCGCAACATGCacgcaaaataaaatcaagaagTGGATGTAATTGAAaggttcaattttttaaaacgctTTCGATCACTTATATTGCCAATTTGACCTTTTGTCCTACGAATAGATTATCACGAATAAGATATATAACATACAGCGAAAATAGCGGCGACTTAGAAGCGCTTCTCGTCTCAAGGCGCCACTACTTCTGGTTACGAACATAGAACCGCAGCAGCAAAAATAGACACGTTCATAGACGTAATACAGCCAATACGAACGTAGAACAATGGATGATTATGAAGACAATAGGCCGCAAAACAAACACGTTTATATTGTACGtgataatcatattttatatgtcgcGTAAAAGGTAAGCAGGCAATTtgcaatttcttaaataactttcctttaaatttaaatacgtgaTTATTGTGTCAGTTTTCCAATTTAAgcgcaaaatgaaaaaaaatgatattcggcaaaaattaataagcatttattattatttttcctttatttttgtctctttATTGCACCGTGAttgcttttttcattttgacagATCTTGATTAGCGAAAGAAAATTCAGAATCAAAGAAGCACATTTGGCGCTAAGAGTACGTTATCACGATAACATTGTTTGTTTGTCTGAGGTGCCAGACAATTTCGGACACGTCATAATTGTTTTGCATAATCAGGATCATTTATCTTCGAAAACCTAACGATGAGGAAAATAAACGTTGGTACATGCAGATAAACAACGGTGAAATTGATATCGCTAAAAGAGTAACGGCATTAAAACATTAGCATCGTATTACACAGAAGCACCTCATTTTACACGCCTCCGTCATGTAAAGACGTGCAATGTGGCGTGACACATTGTAAAGCCCGATTtacgcgaaaaaaattaagatattgAGGAGAACGTTAAATTCAAAGAACAATGATCTATATGATATATGCAGTCATTCATTTATCTTTTCATCGTCTACGATGAACAGACGCTTGTTAGCAAGGTGACATGGTTCTGCGCCGTTTGTCGTATTGCACCTGGATTTGATTCTGACGAGCAAATGTGAACTCGAATGTACAAAGTCTTATACTAAACGGTGTTAATTGTAAGTTGCAACACGAAGCAACTTGAATCAACGGTGCATATGAAAAAAAACGTCATTTGATACGTGaggaatattttgtaaaactatATGCTTCTATCTCTTTTGTATCAGCTATACAAATATAGTATAATgttacgataaatattatttaataaaaaagcgaTAAGAAgtggaaataattataaaaataacaataatattaaaaagtattataaataagattacataattaattatgattagtTAAGGCAGGGTGCATAAACCTGTATAACATTATACTATTAATATTccattataaaataccatTGAAAAACGTGGAACACGTTAGCGATAATGTCTATTTTTACACCAAAAATTACTAGCGATTATAAgcaagaatattttaagaaaataagttTGAAAACTTTGATGAATCCCTTTGTCGATCGAAAATTTCGGTAGACACAAAGATTTAGCTGTTATTGTGAGCAATCTTACTTTCTGAAAAAATCTAACAAAAAAACAGAGTTTTTTCAGCAAGAGTCGCGAATCTCAAGGTTATCGCATAAAAGAGCATGAAGAAGTTAGACTCATAATGACTTTTACTTCGACATATTCATACCGTAACCAAAGGCACAATTAGCAAACAATGTCTCCGATTAATTTGTACATAACCATATCAAAGATGTCTGATGGCAGACACACAAATAGATTATTTGTACGTGATTCTCGTGCTtcttaatacaattattacgTCTATTGTATATATCTGGGACCTTCAAAGTGCGACACAAGCGGACGTATTATCCGCACGTGCGAACACACCACAAACGCGTGCATGCACAAAAACGACAGAAAATTCCACAAGCAAcggaaaaaataagaaaaggaGCCGTGTCGACACCGCTTATAATTTTGGTGAATTAAACTCTGCACGTTGCAAACCTGGCGTGAACCTGGCACTCGACTTTAACAAAATCAAACTTCTCGTTGCAAATACAAAAAATGCATCTGACCCCAACAATTGCCGTCGTCCTCATCACCGAACATCCAACACAAAGATCTCGCGTTCAAAGCACAGCAACTTGTTAATTCACCAAAACTACATCGTCACAACAGTCAAGAGCCACTGCAAACTTCAGCAAATCCTAACAAGGGGGGAGAAAAAGATCGATCACGATCGGGTGACAGTGGTACCTGATCGTCGACGGTGATCCAGACCATTTTGGCGGGCTGTGCAAAGAAAAAACGGAAGAGCGAGATTAGTGACGGTGCGTTTGCGACGACGCCGCCGCGAAGACTCCGTCCGACTGGAACAGTCGCGCGCGAATGCGGCGGCCCGGCGACGAGGTGCGATGAAATGcaccgcgtcgtcgtcgtcgccggcgGCCGGAAGTGCCGACGCACCGGCCGGAAACGGAGTGGGAAGCCGAAGACGATACCGTGTTGCATCGACGGAACGACGGCGATGCCAGTGCATACGAGAGGCTCACGAAAATCGCGACGGCGCTCCCTCATCGGCGCTACCCGGGATCCGAAAATAGGTACATTCACCGTGGGATCGTGTATGCACTTCCGGAAATATTTTCGGTGCATCGTGAAGGGGGAGAGATCGATCAAAATGGCGCGGAGTGACTTCGCGTTACGTTCAGGGTGAATGCATCCTCGGGAAGATGCGTAGGGTAGCTGGAGAAGTTGGTGCTTTGACAACCCtgtttgaattttataaataaataaaaaaaagaggggAATTTCATGCGAAGAAATAAATACACGTCTGacaaaaggagagagaaagagagaggaaatatGTCAGGGAAAAGTCGCGATTGCCCAAACTAGGtttcaaaaaaaataaaagaaaccaCTCGTTTGCACTGATAATCGTTATCGTTCGAAAATGTTCGATTTCGTCACACGAAATATGTCGCAGGACATTTTAttttggaaacatttttttggttcttatttttccgttttgtTTTACGAATGTTTGttgtacaaatatatacacacacgatAGTTGGATCTTAATCACAAGATTCCTGCATTtctaagaattatttttcaagaagTTGAAtgcaatataacaaatatgtaaaagCATGTATCTATCATCATTAATGCATTAAGTTACTCGTGTAATATTCCTAAGCAAAGTATCGACAATATGCGTTTTCCTCGTTACTGATCATGTGATGTTCTCTGTTCATATTCTGCGGCTTTCGCTCAGAGCATGCGTGAGCACGTGTCGCTGCAAGTAATCAGCTGATACAGCGCAGTTCCTATCACGTAATTTCACGCAGTAATAAAGGATAATGTCAATGCTGCATTATCAATCACGTTATGCCGTCATGATATACAACATACGTATGAAGTAAGAgctgatataaaataattttcttatacgttaaataatatctaataGCATACTagattcattaaaaattattttccgcaTTAAAGTCAAGATAAATTCAATCATTTAtagttacatattatttatagttatatcTATTTTGATCCCTCAACTTTAATATTCTCGAACTTTGTTGATAACGaatcgatattaaaattgaaacgcATTTAGAAAACGCGAGTACTGGTCTTGAAGagtaatatcgataataacaCTGGAGAACACGAATTTTTTGTCGGGCCAATGGCAACTCATTCTGATAGGTTTTTTCCCGTAGAATCCAAATGTGGAAATGAAAATAGTGAATTGGCTCTAGTGTTTAAACAAAACGGGGTCAAATGTGCAAAAACCGTGGGTTTTTGGTCATTTTTGAACACCTGTAGAAAACAACGGGAGCTCCTAGAACTGTCTAATTGAGATTAAATGAAAGCCTAAACTTTGTCCTTTTAGGCTATAGATCGAAAAATGAGGTGCCTTTAATTTGgagtaacaatttttttacgaGCGCGCACTGATTCCGCCACATGCTTTTCTGGCCGCGTGCACTGTTCTctccaattattttatcactaGCATCCCCTGTCTTCGGCTTCGTCTGTTTTTCTACAGTATATTCACCACAAATGTAGCAAAATACATCTGGATGATTAAGACAAAGTTTTCGTAATGAACTCATATTTATACAAACCTTAAATCGTAATTCCAATGTTTATacgatgtaaataaataagaatggTACCTCGCACTTGCAAACACACTTTATGACTCGTAACAAACTCACGAGATGCATCTGCTCATACATGTGGCGGATCGCATGTGGCGGAATTGATGcgcgttcgtaaaacaatTGTTACTCCAAGTTAAAGACACCTCATTTTTCAATCTATAGCCTAAAAGGACAAGGTTTAGGCTTTCATTTCATCCTAATTACAAAGTTCTAGGAGCTCCCGTAGTTTTTCTACAGGTGTTCAAAAATGACCAAAAACACGGTTTTTTGCACTTTTGATcccgtttatttaaaaaaccagAGCCAATTTAGTATTTTAAAGGCCAGATTCATGTTTAACGCACCCAAATTAGTAAAGAATACCCAttgccttaaaaacaatctaaaaacgataaaattttgttgaCCAGTGTAATAGTTTaatgtacaattttttaaatggctATCTTaaatctgaaataatttttttttatgaaaaagatattacaAGAAGAGATTGAATTTAAGAAGATTTAATACAAAGTGATGCAACGTGCACcagaaataaatttgctcTTATCGGCCATTTTCCCtctatcttattttttctttgacTGTATCCCTCGTTATAAATCAGGTTACGCATGCTGCACGCGTGCTGCATGACGTGATAATAACTCGTGCGTATCGCAATTGGAATAATCTTTCACTGAATACATTAGGTCGAGTCCTTGACGTacgaatatatattgtactttTGATGTATGATTTGATCTATTTTTAAAGTAAACCATCAATTTAGTGATCTATTAAAAAAACCTATtgctttaaatttttaaagattcGATCTTTAGAAACAAATCTTTAGAAAGTAAATTAGGaattaatatatagtatacaacaaatattaaatttaaagcaaaatttttcgtttattttattttcatatatctatttcttatattttcgttatattatatgtaaagcATTATACGTGTTATCCagattttaaagaaaaaaaatgatcaATTGTTAGTGTTGATGGTATctaacaaaaacaatataaatgtatttaatggAATTCTAACAGACAAATCTATCAATAGTGTTTCGGATAAGACAATTTATGCATTTGcgatcaaattaaattttataatcattgtattatatataaattcatgaTCACTTGATTTAACTCCTTTTGATGTTTGGTTGTAGAGTTTAAAGGCAATAAAGTTTATGAAAGACCAATAGATAAGACAAAATGTGCAAATATTACAACGAACTGAGCATGCATTGCAGCAAATTCAAGAGCCTGgaatttttgaaagaatatacTTCTATGCTACAACAAGCTCAATGCTGTGGTTAGATGAATAGAAACTATAtctaatatttgtaatatctcAGTTATCAAATGCATGTTAAAGTAAGAAATGtcatagaaatattttgcttttgtcTGATGGCCATAACTTTTTAAGAATTGGTTTTAGGCCCCAAATTTATTCAGACTTTTTTCTCATCTTGGTCTATACCACTATCTCCCAAAGTTTGTAACCCTTTTTCCAGAATATAtcctgtatgtatatatgtatatatatgtgtatatatttcttttctatgATCACATGTCAACATTTTACGTTAGAGACCAAATAATGCTCTTCAAAAtcctatttaaaaattcacaGTACTTCATCcaacaattaatttcttctatttgaCAATATACATCAAAATCTAGAAATTATTAGCAGAAATTAACtagaaattattaacagaaaatTATATCATCATTGCACATCAAGCAAATGACTTCACACAGCTGTAACTTTTCTGTTGAAACAGAACTGCGGCTTGAAACGCCGTCCGCTAATACCCAAAATACCCAGAGaccttgaataattttcataattgaaGATTGTTTCAAAATACGCAGAACTATGGAAGAAGAAAATCGATACAATAACACAAGTAGAAGATTACTTGAAAGCAAGGATTACCTTTACTCAGTTGCCTGGTAGAAATGCAGTAGCGAGAACGCAAAATCAGTGATTCGTAAATGGATGATGCGACAATAACGTCAGACAATCGAACACGAAACAAACCTTCCGGCAGTTTCTGATAGACTGGCGTTTTGAGGACGCGGAAGGTCACCACTCCCTAGTGACTTTGATCATGCGTGATGGTCGGCAATATTCATTGCCGACTTGCCGGCTGATTCTCAGCAGCGCGATAGTTTACCTCGCACCTAGATGTTGaccaatgaaattataaatattctagtaaatttgctcacttCTGTAATTTTCACCCAAGTAATATGATACACAATCGACCCCCTGCTGGCAACTAAATAACTAGATAGGGAAACGTTGCGAACGAGACGAGGATTCGTTGCCAGAACGATCGGAAATTGGTATAATTGGTCGAAAACTGGTTCTAAAAATCTAGAGTCTTCCTTTGAACATCGTCCGCAGAattgtaaaaaacaaattctttGATCGGTGTAGAATTAAATCcgaattatattcaaaatctcatattccctctctctctcacttttaCTGATATACTAATATCTCTACTAATATATTATCCCTTTTCACATTAACAAAAAGCGGTAAGAAAGGCGGAgtgatgtaatataataaattttatattattgttccaactgtgaaaatgtaataaaaattttcttgacTATGAATGTTCAAAAAAACCTatgtttaacaaaaatatgtagcatatacacacacattttaaaaaatatatataatgttatatatattatattctaaatttattacttacaATTTTAGCCATTGTAGAAATTAAGAGAGTCCGCGAACTGGATTTGATTCACTGTTCACGTTCACTGTTCGAGCGTGTTTTATACTACGATAATACGTGATTAAGTTACTAAtaattctctcttcctctctccccctctctcatGAAACTCTTACGTACATAAAGATAAGGCCTCACCGAATCCACGTTAAAAAAAGTGCCGGAACAATCAAGTATCATTTTTTCGAGTTGTAacagtaatattaattcagTCTGAgtcaatcaaaattaaagattaaaaagcaCGTTTAGAAAAGTAACAACAAAGAATAACTTGCGTCTCACAGAGACAAAAGATCTGCAAGTAAAAatggtaataaataaatttagaaacaaACCGGTTAATCGGGGATCCGATTTGTGTTAGGTCTCTACTGATGGGAACGTGCTCTCTCTCGATAGTGGCGTGactcaattttataatatttacgtaACCCTTTAACTGCCCATGACCTACGCATGCAGTTAGCAGCTGATGATTGTGAGCAGTATTATCTCTATTAGCGCCCACTTTATCTCGTAAGAACGTGGCCATTATCTATAATGCATATTTATGCAGATGCACacttatgtataatattgattATAGCGATAATGCAGGTAAAATTTGGCCaacggaaataaaaattattttgtaaagatATAAGTTTTACATGAGGAATTTTATATGAAGGATTTATCTGGACTTGTAATTTCATACCTCAAATTAtgacaaaaaattataatttttataaattatattaatgtaattttacaatGTGCTtcgttgaaatattatttaaatagttttttttattggaagagagagagatattcgTTACTTGGTCTGTACGATGCTGCCCACTGACGTTAGATCACGGAAGCTTGTTTTCATGCAGACCCATCGATCAT
This genomic interval carries:
- the LOC105281185 gene encoding pyruvate kinase isoform X4 encodes the protein MVWITVDDQMAGKPNTQALYAQSQLDHMCALDIDSRVSFVRLSGIICTIGPASRSVETLEKMIETGMNIARLNFSHGSHEYHAETIANVRQAQKNLAARAGLNIPVAIALDTKGPEIRTGLLEGGGSAEVELVKGQTFKLSTDKAYMEKGNAQVVYVDYDNIAKVLKAGNRVFVDDGLISLIVSAISPNLISTTVENGGMLGSRKGVNLPGVPVDLPAVSEKDKSDLQFGVEQEVDIIFASFIRNAAALTEIRGILGEKGKNIKVISKIENQQGMTNLDEIIDASDGIMVARGDLGIEIPPQKVFLAQKSMISRCNKVGKPVICATQMLESMVKKPRATRAETSDVANAILDGADCVMLSGETAKGDYPLECVRTMANICKEAEAAIWQTQIFHDLSNKALPPIDATHAVAIASVEASVKCLASAIIVITTSGRSAHLIAKYRPRCPIIAVTRFHQVARQAHLYRGILPLYYEGAASAKKAPLADWVKDVDVRVQYGLNFGKSRGFVKTGDSVIVVTGWRQGSGFTNTLRIVTVD
- the LOC105281185 gene encoding pyruvate kinase isoform X2, translating into MVWITVDDQMAGKPNTQALYAQSQLDHMCALDIDSRVSFVRLSGIICTIGPASRSVETLEKMIETGMNIARLNFSHGSHEYHAETIANVRQAQKNLAARAGLNIPVAIALDTKGPEIRTGLLEGGGSAEVELVKGQTFKLSTDKAYMEKGNAQVVYVDYDNIAKVLKAGNRVFVDDGLISLIVSAISPNLISTTVENGGMLGSRKGVNLPGVPVDLPAVSEKDKSDLQFGVEQEVDIIFASFIRNAAALTEIRGILGEKGKNIKVISKIENQQGMTNLDEIIDASDGIMVARGDLGIEIPPQKVFLAQKSMISRCNKVGKPVICATQMLESMVKKPRATRAETSDVANAILDGADCVMLSGETAKGDYPLECVRTMANICKEAEAAIWQTQIFHDLSNKALPPIDATHAVAIASVEASVKCLASAIIVITTSGRSAHLIAKYRPRCPIIAVTRFHQVARQAHLYRGILPLYYEEAPLADWVKDVDVRVQYGLNFGKSRGFVKTGDSVIVVTGWRQGSGFTNTLRIVYVEREFIREDPIGDIYSDTDSYEDL
- the LOC105281185 gene encoding pyruvate kinase isoform X1; this encodes MHRKYFRKCIHDPTVNVPIFGSRVAPMRERRRDFREPLVCTGIAVVPSMQHGIVFGFPLRFRPVRRHFRPPATTTTRCISSHLVAGPPHSRATVPVGRSLRGGVVANAPSLISLFRFFFAQPAKMVWITVDDQMAGKPNTQALYAQSQLDHMCALDIDSRVSFVRLSGIICTIGPASRSVETLEKMIETGMNIARLNFSHGSHEYHAETIANVRQAQKNLAARAGLNIPVAIALDTKGPEIRTGLLEGGGSAEVELVKGQTFKLSTDKAYMEKGNAQVVYVDYDNIAKVLKAGNRVFVDDGLISLIVSAISPNLISTTVENGGMLGSRKGVNLPGVPVDLPAVSEKDKSDLQFGVEQEVDIIFASFIRNAAALTEIRGILGEKGKNIKVISKIENQQGMTNLDEIIDASDGIMVARGDLGIEIPPQKVFLAQKSMISRCNKVGKPVICATQMLESMVKKPRATRAETSDVANAILDGADCVMLSGETAKGDYPLECVRTMANICKEAEAAIWQTQIFHDLSNKALPPIDATHAVAIASVEASVKCLASAIIVITTSGRSAHLIAKYRPRCPIIAVTRFHQVARQAHLYRGILPLYYEEAPLADWVKDVDVRVQYGLNFGKSRGFVKTGDSVIVVTGWRQGSGFTNTLRIVYVEREFIREDPIGDIYSDTDSYEDL
- the LOC105281185 gene encoding pyruvate kinase isoform X3, whose translation is MAGKPNTQALYAQSQLDHMCALDIDSRVSFVRLSGIICTIGPASRSVETLEKMIETGMNIARLNFSHGSHEYHAETIANVRQAQKNLAARAGLNIPVAIALDTKGPEIRTGLLEGGGSAEVELVKGQTFKLSTDKAYMEKGNAQVVYVDYDNIAKVLKAGNRVFVDDGLISLIVSAISPNLISTTVENGGMLGSRKGVNLPGVPVDLPAVSEKDKSDLQFGVEQEVDIIFASFIRNAAALTEIRGILGEKGKNIKVISKIENQQGMTNLDEIIDASDGIMVARGDLGIEIPPQKVFLAQKSMISRCNKVGKPVICATQMLESMVKKPRATRAETSDVANAILDGADCVMLSGETAKGDYPLECVRTMANICKEAEAAIWQTQIFHDLSNKALPPIDATHAVAIASVEASVKCLASAIIVITTSGRSAHLIAKYRPRCPIIAVTRFHQVARQAHLYRGILPLYYEEAPLADWVKDVDVRVQYGLNFGKSRGFVKTGDSVIVVTGWRQGSGFTNTLRIVYVEREFIREDPIGDIYSDTDSYEDL